The nucleotide window TCCGTAACAACCCCAAGCTCAAAGCTCTCGTAATGCTTGTTGAGGATTTCCAGGGCATCCTCCTTTTCCTCCGGAGGAACAATCGCGACGAGGCCCACACCCATGTTGAAGACTCGGAACATCTCCTCCAGAGGAACGCCGTTCTCGTGGATGAGCCTGAATATCCCCTCAATCGGGGGCATCTCGATGGAGAAGCCGTAGTTCGTGAGGCGCTTGAGGTTCGTAAGCCCGCCGCCGGTTATGTGGGCCAGCCCGTGGACTTCCACCCTTTCGAGCAGTTCAAGAACCGCCCTCACGTAAATCCTCGTCGGCTCAAGGAGCCACTCCCAGAGCTTTCTTCCCTCGTATTCGTAGTCGAGGCCGTACTTCGGAATGAGGAGCTTCCTCGCGAGGGTCAGGCCGTTTGAGTGGATTCCCGAGCTCGAAATTCCTATTACAGCGTCGCCGGGTTTTATCTTCTCGCCGGTGATTACCTTTCCCTTCTCGACGATTCCGATGGCAGTTCCTGCCAAATCAAAGCCGTTTACTAGGTCGGGCATCACGGCAGTTTCCCCGCCGACTATCGCTATCCCGGCCTGTTCCGCTCCAGCGTAGAGGCCCTTTGCTATCTCCCCAAAGACTCTCTCATCGGGCTCCCTCACCGCGAGGTAGTCAACGAGGGCTACAGGCTCAGCCCCAACGCAGAGCAGGTCGTTCACGTTCATCGCTATCATGTCTATCCCTATCGTGTCGAACTTGCCAACCGCCTCAGCGACGAGAACCTTTGTTCCAACTCCGTCTGTCGTCATGGCGAGATAAAATTTCCCAAAGTCGAGCAAAGCGGAGTAGTGGCCGAGGTTTTCCGCGGGCTCCCCGGACTTTCCCCTCCTGAACCTGAACGTCTCCCTCGCGAGGTTGATTATGCTTCTCAAAGCCCTGGCAGTTTTCTCGTCGTCAACTCCGGCCTGGGCGTAGGTCAGCATGAGCATCACCGGTGGAAGTTCCGCAGAGGACTTAAAAAGTTTGCCATTTTTTTGCCAAAAAATGCTTAAATATCTGGAATTTTTAACATTAAAACGTCAAAACCTGCCAGGGGTGGTGGCTGTGATTAAGCCCCGCGATGAACTTGGAACTGCCATGACGGATTCCGCTCAGAAGATACTCCTTCTCGGGAGTGGAGAACTCGGAAAGGAGATAGCGATTGAGGCTCAGAGGCTCGGCGTGGAGGTTGTAGCCGTTGACCGCTACGCCAGCGCTCCGGCCATGCAGGTCGCCCACCGCTCCTACGTGAGCGACATGAGGAACGCGGACTTCCTCTTTTCGGTCATCGAGAGAGAGAAGCCCGACGCGATAATCCCGGAGATTGAGGCGATTAACCTCGATGCCCTCTTCGAGCTTGAGAAGGACGGCTACTTCGTGGTTCCGAACGCGAAGGCGACCTGGATTGCCATGCACCGCGAGAGGACGAGGGAAACCCTTGCGAAGGAAGCGAAGGTTCCAACTTCACGCTACGCCTACGCGACCACACTCGATGAACTCTACGAGGCCTGCGAAAAGATAGGCTATCCCTGCCACACAAAGGCTATAATGAGCTCCTCTGGAAAGGGCTCCTACTTCGTTAAAGGCCCCGAGGATATACCCAAGGCCTGGGAAGTCGCTAAAAAGAAAGCCCGCGGCAGCGCCGACAAGATAATCGTTGAGGAGCACATCGACTTCGACGTCGAGGTTACGGAGCTCGCGGTGAGGCACTACGACGAGAACGGCGAGGTGGTTACCACTTTCCCGAAGCCCGTCGGCCACTACCAGATTGACGGCGACTACCACTCCAGCTGGCAACCTGCTGAAATATTGGAGAGGGCAGAGCGCGAGGTTTACAGGATAGCGAAGCGCATCACCGATGTCCTCGGCGGTCTCGGACTGTTTGGCGTCGAGATGTTCGTGAAGGGCGATAAGGTCTGGGCCAACGAGGTCTCGCCGAGGCCCCACGACACCGGAATGGTAACTTTGGCTTCCCATCCGACCGGCTTCTCCGAGTTCGGGCTTCACCTGAGGGCAGTCCTTGGCCTTCCGATTCCGGGCGAGTGGGTAAACGGCTATCGTCTGTTCCCGCTCCTGACTCCCGCTGCCACTCACGTTATCAAGGCCAACGTCTCCGGCTACTCGCCGAGGTTCCGCGGATTAGCTAAGGCCCTCAGCGTCCCGAACGCAACGGTGAGGCTCTTCGGCAAGCCAGAGGCCTATCCGGGAAGGAGGCTTGGAGTTGCAATAGCCTGGGACAAGAACGTGGAGGGGGCGAAGAGGAAGGCCGAGATGGTTGCCCATTCAATAGAGCTGAGAACGCGCTCCTCGGACTGGCACGGGCAGGAATATGAGAAGAGAAAGCATCTGATGGGGTGAATCATCCAAAGATGCTCGGTCCGAAGAGGTGCAGGAACACTTCGAAGGCTATGAGCACGAGGGCTATCGCGATGACGCCCTTCGGGCTGACCTTAATCGCCCTGGTGTCCTCATCGAAGAACCTCATAAGCCCGGCGCCTGTTGGGGGAAGGGTCGTCTTGTCCTTTGCCATCCTTTACCACCTTCCTTCATTTGGTGGAACGATTAAAAAGCTTTGCCCCGGGGCTCGTTTTTAAGTTTTTTCACTAAAGTTTATTAACGTTCGCGCCCATCCCTATGCGGTGGGGAGCATGGACTACGGCAGTCTGAGTCCGAGGATGAAGAGGGTCTACACCCAGGTTCGCTACCTTGACGATTACCACTGGAACATCAGCGGTGAGGCCATAGAGGGAATCCACAAGAAGAGCGGGATAAGGGTCCTCATTCTCGCGGCCGACAACAGAGAGCACGCTTTGAAAATGGCGGACGAGATCAACGAGAAGGGCATCGTGATCATAGCCGTCCCGGAGAAGGGCGTCTTCACGGTTCACAACGGGGCCTTCATCATGACTTACAAGTACGCCAGGGCTACGCTGAGTGACATACACGACCACATCGTCTGGAGCGGTTTCAAGGTCGTTGAGAACGGAAACCTGCTTGAGCAGGAGGACATCTACGAGTACCTCGGAGGCAGGCTCATCGATCACATAAAGGAGAACGCCGTGATCGGCCAGGATTACGTTTTCTGGCAGTTTTACCTGTGCGAGGAGTGCGGCAAGTACGTTGATATCGACAGCTTAGAGGCCCATTTGAAGGGTCACGGGATAAAGCTCCACGAGAAAAGTGAGGAGAGGTACGAGATCTTTGAGATAAACTTCCGCGATGGCAAGGTGTACGATAAGTTTGGGGAGGAGGTTCCCCTCTCGAAGTTCAGCGACGAGGCGAGGGATTTCCTAAGGGAGTCGATGGAGGGGAAGTGATCACTCCCTCTGGTTTTTCTCGGCCTTCTTCAGGCTTTTCAGGGGTGTGAACTCCCTCAGCACGAGCTTCCATTCCTGCTCCTTTAGGGCTTCCGGGTTCGCAACGAGGACTAGGGTGCCGCCCTTGGACAGCACGAAGTCCCTCACAGAGAGCAGGAACTTAAAGGCCACCTGGAAGCCGACCTCTATCACGAGGTACTCGAAGGCGTCAACGTAGACCGTTCGGTAGCCCCTCTCGATCTCCCTCACGATTAGATCCTGGAGTATGCCCAGTTTGGTCGGCGAGATGGCTATCACCTTGGGGCTGTCCGAGACCTGCCCCTCCTTGGCCTTGGTTATCCAGAACACCATAGACGCCGGCGTGAACTTCCCGACAATTTCCGCCGGCGAGAGCCTTGTAACGGCTATTATATCGTTCTCGAAAAACTCGGGGAGGATCTTCTGGATATCCTTTCTGTCCCGGGCAAGGTAGGAGCCAGGAGTAAGGGGCGGCGATTCGGGTCTCCTCATGGGCTCTGAGAGCGGGTAGAACACGAAGGTGAATGCTCCAACGGCCGCGAGAAGCCTTCCGATCGCCGCGAGGAAGAAGGCCATGTTGGAGTACCACACAACAGGTCGTCCGAAGGGATACGTCAGGTTTAGCAGGCCCACTATGCCAAGGCCTACGGGGAAGAGCCTGTCGAGGAGCCTCCTGGAGACAACGTGGTTCCAGAGAACGTAGCTGACGTAGATCAGGGACCCCCCGAGGAGGAGGGAGGGGAAGAGGGCCTTGACGGTGAAGTTGTTCCCGAAGAAGTTTATCGCCAGGAGGAAGAGCCACACGTAGGAGGCAACGAGGAGGATCGCGAGGTAGATGACGTGGTTAAAGTTCGTCTTCTCGTACCTGAGGTGCAGCGCCCCCCATATCGTCAGCAGGGCTATGTAGAAATCCGGCACCTTGGAAGCGACGTCGTAAGCCGGCTGGGGAATCGTTATTCCCAGTGGGGAGAGGATGTAGTTCTCTATGTCAAGGGCCCCGATGAAGAGCGCCGCCGCGAGGAGGGCCCAGCCCTTGTCCCTGGTTTTGTAGGCCTTCCACGCGACGGCTCCGAAGAGCAGCCACCTTGAAAAGAAGTTCAGGAGGGGGATGAACTCGGACATCATCTCACCCTTTTCTCGATCTTTTCCTGCTTGAGGAGAACCATGGTTCCGGGCGGGACGTTCTTGTCGACGACCACGCCGGGCCCGATGAGGGAGTAGCTCCCTATCTTTCTTCCCGGGTATATGCTGACGTTTATTCCCGTCTTCACCCCGTGCCCGATTATGGCCCCGAGCTTGTGCCTTCCAGAGTCCTCGAGTTTTCCCTTGATCTCGACCTTCACATTGCCCCTGTCGTGCCTTAGGTTGGCGGTTATCGTCCCCGCGCCGAGGTTCGTGTTCTCGCCGATTATCGAGTCGCCCACGTAGTTGAGGTGCGGTGCGTTGCTGTTGTCCATTATGATGGAGTTCTTGACTTCAACTGCGTTGCCTATGTGGCAGTTGTCGCCTATGCTCGTGTGGGGTCTTATGAAGCAGTTCGGACCTATGCGGGAGTTCCTGCCGATCTTCACGGGCCCGATGATGTAGGCCCCGCTCCTCACGATGGTGCCTTCCCCTATCTCAACGGGTGGGATTACCGTCGCCCCCTCCTCAACCGTGCCTCTGATCTCGTGTCTGAGCTTGTTTCTGAGGAGGTACTCGTTGAGCTCGAGGAGGTTCCAGGGTCTTCCTATGTCGTTCCAGTAGGAGGAGTAAACGGCGTAGGCGACCTTTTTGCCTGCCCTGATCATCAGGTTGATCGTGTCCGTTATCTCGTACTCGCCCCGCTCGCTGAGGGGCGTTCTCTCGATGAAGTGGAAGACCTCCGGTTTGAAGAGGTATATCCCCAGGTTCGCGTAGCCCGGAACCTTCCCGGGCTTTTCAAGGATCCCGGTAACTTTCTCCCCGCTGACCTCAACCTTGCCGAAGTGGCTCAGATCCTCGAAGTGCTTGAGGACGAGTGCGGCGTCCGCCTTCTCCCTCCTGAACGCAGATACCAGCTCCTTTATCGCCTCGACCTCGAAGTAAATGTCACCGTTCGCCACTATGAACTCCTCGTCCCCAACGTGCTCCCTCGCCGATTCGACGGCCTTGGCTGTGCCTTCCCCGGGGCGCTGATCGACGTAGGTTATCGGCTTCCCTCCGAACTCGTCTCCAAGGGTTTCGATGATCTTCTTCTTTTCGTAGCGGACCACTATCACGAACTCGTCCACGAAGGGATAGAGGTTCTCGATCACGTACTCTATTATCGGCCTGTTTGCAACCTTAAGGATGACCTTTGGCCGGTCGTCGGTGAGGGGTCTGAGCCTCTCCCCTTTACCAGCCGCGAGTATGACCGCCTTCAAATTAACACCCCCATCAGGTACAGCAGGGCTCCAACCGTGCCGTAAAAGGCTAGGAAAGTTCTGTTTTCAAGCCTTTCGGTCAGCCGGAACAGGATCCAGAGAATGAGAAACGTCACAAAGAACGACGAGGCGAAGGATACGGGACCGAGCCACTTCGGCTTGGGCTGGCATTGGCCGGCCCTGATGATCTCGACGACGAGGTAAGCCGGAGCAGCCTGGAGCGAGAACTTCAGGATTCTCTTTGCATCGTATCCACTGAGCACCAGTGCTAGGGCACTCGTTCCACCCCTCGGCAGGCTGAAGAGTACCGCCAGGGCCTGAGCGAGCCCCACGGAGAGGGCATCCGCCGGCGTCGGTTCCTCCTCGAAGATCTTCCTTATCCCTTCCAGCGGTTTAAAGCCGTAGACGAGGGCGGGCAGGAGGGCTATAACGGCTCCCGCAATCGCCAGTTTCTCTGCTCCAGCCGTTGCCCTCGGGAGGAACCCGAGCACGAGGGTCAGCGCCGTTGCGAGGATCGCGTACTTGAGCTGGGCCGGGCTGAAGCCCCTGAGCGCCATAACCGGCTCCCTTGAGAGGATCTCCCGGAAGTAGAAGAGCAGGGCAACAAGGGCTCCGGCGTAGGCGGGAACGAGAAGGTTTACGTCCATGGAGAAAACTACCGTGGACGCGGGGAAAACCACTGCCAGTGCCGTCAGAAGGCCCGTGAATATAGCGCCGGCGACTCCCGTCATGTGGATCAGATTGTGTAGCCCTCCCAGGAGATAAACCTTTCCCTCGGCCTGCGATAGGTTTTTATATTTTCGCACCAATTCGGTTTTTAGAACACACCAAAGGAGGGTGAAAACATGGGGCTGGGTGCTATAGTGGACAAACTTAACAGGTACGAGGGGCTTTTTGAGAAGCTCGGGCTGCTGCTGGTCATCGTGTTCTTCCTGATGGTGATAGCCGGCTTCACCGACTCGTCGCACGTCGGGAAGCTGATGAGCCTTGTATTGCTGTTCCTCGTTGCCCTCGCGTCCCTGATTGGGGTAATCATCTACCGCTCGCTCGATTGAATACCTTTTTAAGGCCCCTCCCCAACCTTTTCTCCGCGAGATTGAGGGAGGGGTGAGAATGAAGAATCCGTTTGAGAAGATGCCGACGGTTCTTACCGCTGACGAGCTCATCGACAAGGCCTTCCGAAGGGCCGAGAGGGCCGCATCTGCCTACAACCCGCCCGGCGGGAAGGTCGCGAAGGCGAGACAGCGAGAAGAGCTCAGAGTTAGAACCGTCTCGAACGTCGTTCGCGACAACCTCAGGAAGATACTCGACAGAACTCCCGGTGTCTCGACGCTCCCGAGGTTCTATCAGGAGTTGGTTGACACGCTCGTTGATAGGGACCAGTTTCACAAATCCCTCGCGAGGGTCAACTGGGCGATAAAGACCATCAGGAACCTCGAACAGCGTTACGTGGAGAAGATACGCTACGAGCGCGACCCGAAGGAGATAGCCAAGCTCAGAAGGGCCTTCTACGGCCGAGTCGCGGACATACTCCACGAGATTGACGACGATTTGCGCTATCTGAATCAGGCCAGAAACGTTCTCAAGGAGTTACCAGTCGTCGATTTGGAGCTTCCTACCGTGGTTATAGCCGGCCACCCGAACGTTGGCAAGAGCACGCTTTTGAGGGCTTTAACCAACGCAAAGCCAGAGGTGGCGAGTTATCCCTTCACAACAAAGGGCATAAACGTCGGACAGTTCGAGGAGCACTACCTCCGCTACCAGGTTATAGACACGCCCGGTCTGCTCGACAGACCGCTCAGCGAGAGAAACGAGGTTGAGAAACAGGCGATTTTAGCGTTGAAGCACCTCGGAGATGTCATCGTCTACATCTTCGACCCGAGCGAGTACTGTGGGTTCCCAATCGAGGAGCAGATGCACCTCTTCGAGGAGATACTGAACGAGTTCGGCGAGTTCCCGTTCATAGTCGCAATAAACAAGGTTGACATAGCCGACGAGGAGAAGACAAAAGCCATCGAGGAGTTCGTTAAGGCCAAGGGACTTGAGCCCGTTAAGATTTCTGCCCTGACGGGCGAGGGCCTCGACGAGCTCAAGAAACGGGTAATAGCGGTCGTCGAGCCGAAGGCGAGAGAACTCGCGAGGAAGATTATGGAAAAGGAGCTTTCGAAGTTCAGGGAAGGATAGTGTAATGCGGAACTTTTATATTTTGTAATACCAATTTCTCTTTTGGTGGACTACATGGGCTCCGCGGTGATGAGCATAAGGATTCCGCAGGAACTCAGGCGGGAGATGAAGAAGTACGACATCAACTGGAGCGAGGAGATAAGGGAGTTCATTCGGAAGAGGATTGAGGAAGAAGAGAAAAAACGGGCCCTTCAGGAGGTCATAGAACTCGTCGAGTCACTTCCCGGAGTCCCTGAAGGGACCGCAAAACGGCTCGTGAGGGAGGATCGTGATAGTCATTGACACCTCGGCCCTCTGTAAGTTTCTGCTGAAGGAGAGCGGATGGGAAAAGGTCATACCCTACCTCCAGCCCGAGAACGATGCCCGAACTGTTGAGATGCTCATCACCGAGTGCGCCAACGTCATCTGGAAGAACGTTAGAATATACAAAACCCTCCGGAGGGAGGAAGGAGAGAGGCTCCTTGATGCCCTCGGGCTTCTCGTTGATAAGAGAGTCATAACGGTTGAGGAGAACCGAAAATACCTTCGGGAAGCCTTTGAACTGAGCGTTGAGCACGGCATAGCGGTCTACGATGCCCTCTTCATAGCGCAGGCCAGGGAACTCAACGCAACCCTCGTTACCTGCGACGAGAAACAGGGGCGGATAGCCGAGAAGCTTGGAGTTAATACAGTAGTTATTTGAGCTCAAACCAAACGGACCAGAACAACAGGACCAAAGGCAAATTAGAAAAGGGTTCAGGCGTTCTCCTCCTTGAGGAGAACCGCGTTGACGACTCCGTCCTGGCCGGGCCTGCTGGTGACGACGGCCTTACCAATCTCGGTCTCGATTATCGCTCCCTTGGTGATGATGTTTCTCCTCGCGTACTGCCTGTTGGCCGGGTTCTCAACGACGTTGAGTATCTTGACCTTCTTGCCCTTTCCACCCTCGAAGACGTTCGCGTAGAGGGCTTCAACGAGGCGAACCTTCCTGTTACCGCCGTAGGTTCTGATTATCTTCCTCTTCTCCCTCTCCTCTGCGACGCGCGTGTTTGCGGGCTCTCTTCCGAGCTCCCTCTTCCTCTTCTTCCTGGCCAAGACGATTCTTCCACCCGAAGGCTTTTTGAGTGATCTTCCCTGCCAGATGGCCATTTTTCTCACCCCAGATGATCCTGAGTTAGACCTAACGCCACTTTGAAGGGTGCGTTTATAAGCTTTTCTTACGGGGAGCCTTTATAAATCCTCCCACCTACTCGGAACGGCCGATGAGGACGCCTCCCGACTCTGAGGTGTGATGAGTGGACGGCTGGCCGAGGCGGTGAAGATGCTCTTCGTAATCAGACCCGGAAGGAAGAAGAACGAGCTCGAGGCCTTCTTTATCGAGAACGAGCCGGAAAAGCTTAGCGAGATGAGGAACCTGAAGGCCGAGCGGATATTCCGCCTCATAATGAGAGAGGGAAGGCTCTTCAAGGTCTTGGAGGGGAGCAACTACCGCAATCCAAAGGAGATTGAAAAGCTCCTTCGCCAGGCGAGAATAGTCCTCGTAAACGCGGACGAGTGGGAGGACTACTTTAAGAAAAGGCTCCAGAACAAGCGCGTTGAGAAGGCCGAATTGTGCCGTCTCTGCCTCCTTGAGGGCAGGATAACCGTCCTAACGCCAGGCAACAGGATAAAGTACCGGAACGAGTACATCTGTGAGCGCTGTGCGGAGGACGAGCTGAAGAGGGAGCTCAGGTTTAGATTCAACAGCATAGCGATGTTCGAGCAGGCGAAGAAGCTCCTCGACAGGTTTAGAGACCTCGATAAGGTTTTGTATGCCTTCGACCCGCGCTTCGACCCGACGAAGCACCCTGAAATAACTAAATGGGACGAGCTGAAGGCCAAGCACGTCAAGGTCGAGAAGGTCAAGGTTGACGAGCTTCCGCTCCCGGAGAAGTTCAAGGAGGTTTTAGCGGCCGAGGGCGTGAAGGAGCTCCTCCCGGTTCAGAGTCTGGCCGTCAAGAACGGCCTCCTCGAAGGCGAGAATTTACTCGTCGTTTCCGCGACCGCGAGCGGTAAGACGCTAATCGGAGAATTAGCGGGAGTTCCCAAGGCGATGGAGGGCAAAAAGCTCCTCTTCTTGGTCCCGCTCGTGGCCCTGGCGAATCAAAAATATGAGGACTTTAAGCGGAGGTACTCAAAGCTCGGCCTCCGCGTTGCCATTCGCGTTGGCATGAGCAGGATTAAGACCCGGGACGAGCTGGTAGTCGTCGATACCGGCATAGACGCGGACATCATAGTGGGAACCTACGAGGGAATAGACTACCTCCTCCGCACCGGAAGGAAGATAGGCAACGTCGGGACGATTGTCATAGACGAGATACACACGCTCGACGACGAGGAGCGCGGGCCGAGGCTCGACGGACTAATCGCGAGGCTGAGGAGGCTCTACCCGAAGGCCCAGTTCATAGGCCTTTCCGCAACCGTCGGGAATCCTGAGGAGCTGGCTAAAGAGCTCGGATTAAAGCTCGTCCTCTACGACGAGAGGCCGGTTGATCTGGAGAGGCACATCATCATAGCGCGCAGCGAGTCCGAGAAGTGGCGTCACATAGCCAACCTCTGCAGAGCGGAGGCGATGAGAAAGTCGAGACAGGGCTACAAGGGGCAGACGATAGTCTTCACCTTCTCAAGGAAGCGGACGCACGAGCTTTCGGCCTACCTCACGAGCAAGGGCCTCCGCGCGAAGCCTTACCACTCCGGTTTGCCCTACAAGCAGAGGAAGCTTACCGAGATGGAGTTTTTAGCTCAGAGGCTCGACGTCGTTGTCACGACTGCCGCGTTGGGAGCGGGCGTGGACTTTCCAGCGAGTCAGGTCATCTTTGAGAGCCTCGCGATGGGCAACAAGTGGCTCACCGTCCGGGAGTTCCACCAGATGCTCGGAAGGGCTGGAAGGCCCCTCTACCACGAGAAGGGAAAAGTTTACCTAATAGTCGAGCCCGGGAGAAAATATTCGGCCCAGATGGAGGGAACCGAGGAAGAAATAGCTTTCAAGCTCCTTACCGCGCCGATAGAGCCCGTAACTGTGGAGTGGAGCGACGAGCTTGAGCAGGACAACGTCTTGGCTCATTCCTGCGTCTTCAACCGGCTTGACGTTATAGAGGAAGTTCAGGAGCGTTGCTTGGGAGCCAACCAGAGCGCCGAGAAGGTTTTAGAAAAGCTGGAGGAGTTCGAGCTCGTAAGCCTCAAAAGGTCCCTCGTCGAGGTTACACCTTACGGAAGGGCCGTGAGTATGAGCTTTTTACTGCCAAAGGAGGCCGAGTTCATACGGAGGAACCTTCGGGAGAAGCCCGCTCGCTGGATTGCGCTCAAGCTTCACCCCTTCGAGAACCTGTATCTAAGCGGAACGCTCCAGAGAGAGCTTGAGGGAGCCGTGAGAGGCAGGATAAGCGCCAACGTATTCTCGCCGAGCTTCGCCTCCATCTTGGAAGAGCTTGACAAGGTGATTCCCGAGCTCAGTCCAAACGCAGCCGAGAGGCTGTTCACGATTTATCAGGAGTTCTTCATGTGCGGTGAGGAAGACTGCACCGAGTACGCGATGGAGCGCGTTGGAAACCTCATAATCGAGCTTCGCAGGAGCGGGAAGCACCCGACCCAGATAGCGGAGCACTTCAGGAAGGTCTACGGTCTAATCGTTTATCCCGGCGACGTCTTCACGTGGTTAGACGGCATCGTCAGGAAGCTTGAGGCGGTGGAGAGAATCGCGAGGGTCTTCCGCGTGAGAAAGGCTGAGGAGGAAGCGAGGCTCCTCAGAAGGGAAATAGAAGAGGGCAGGTCGTTCGATGCCCAAAACCAAAGGAGAGAAGGAGTTAGATCTGGAGCACCATCTGGGCCGGATCCCTTATTGCGGGACCGAGACCGAGGACGTAGATGGCCAGATACCAGAAGCGCCGCTCCTCCTCGTCGGGGACGAGGTGTTTGAGCCCGTAGTAGACCGCTATGAGGATTATTGTTATCCAGGGATAGTAGATGTAGGCCCCAAACCATTGGACGAGATGGTGCTCGATCCAGTGGACCTCTCTGTAACCGTAGTAGTGCAGGCCAACGACCGTTGAGCCCATATCGTAGTAGTGAGCGAGGACGGCGTAGAGATAGAGCTTGTCAAATGGTCTCCATTTGTAGAACGCAAGCACGACCGCCCATGAAATCAGGGTGTGGATCATCGTGAGCTCGTATGGCTCCCAGCTCTTGGCGTGAATTGCCAGCTGGTAGTTGGCCCAGAGTGCCAGCAGAGTTCCCCACGCTATCGTTATTTTCGGGTACGTCTTCAGCTTGGCATCAGCAACTATCGCCGGAACTATTAGGACGAAGGCCGTGAAGAATATCCCCGGGGTTAGAATTAGCGGGTTTTCCGGCAGGACTCCACCATCGACGAGGGCCCTCACAGTGGCCCCAAAAACCACCATCGGCGTCACGGCCCAGAACAGTCTCTCGTCCACCTTGATTCCAAGGGGCTTTATTATATATCTGTAGGAGTAAGTCACTCCAAGTCCAAAGAGCACCGCGTAAACCAGGGTGTTGATCGCGTTGTAGCCGCTTCTCGTGAACATGGGTTCCCAGAAGTACTGGTTGAAGAAGTTCCAGATCGCTTCCAGCATCTCCACCACCGCACCCACTACACGAACTGGTTAATAAGCTTTGAGCTAACGAATAACTTTTTAAAGTCTGAATTCTCCAACTATGTGGTGGTGTCAATGGAAACGGTTGAGAGCTCGTTCCAGTACGAGGAGGTAGACGTCAGCACCGAGCGAATGTTGGGACTGATAGGAGTTCTGTCGCCGATAGCGTCTTTAATCCCCTACATTGGAGGCGCCTTCAGTCTGCTGGGATGGGTACTTGTGCTGATAGCCCTCCACGGGATTGGTGAAAAACTCGGTGACGATAGACCCTTCACCTACTACCTCTACGGCTTCATAATCGGCTTTGTAACCTTAATCCTGATCGTCTTCATGATCGTTGCTCTCCAGATGGGCGGGGTGATACTGGCTTTGCTCATCGGGATACCATTGATTATCGCGAGCCTTTATTA belongs to Thermococcus sp. AM4 and includes:
- a CDS encoding DUF63 family protein; translation: MLEAIWNFFNQYFWEPMFTRSGYNAINTLVYAVLFGLGVTYSYRYIIKPLGIKVDERLFWAVTPMVVFGATVRALVDGGVLPENPLILTPGIFFTAFVLIVPAIVADAKLKTYPKITIAWGTLLALWANYQLAIHAKSWEPYELTMIHTLISWAVVLAFYKWRPFDKLYLYAVLAHYYDMGSTVVGLHYYGYREVHWIEHHLVQWFGAYIYYPWITIILIAVYYGLKHLVPDEEERRFWYLAIYVLGLGPAIRDPAQMVLQI
- a CDS encoding DUF996 domain-containing protein, with product METVESSFQYEEVDVSTERMLGLIGVLSPIASLIPYIGGAFSLLGWVLVLIALHGIGEKLGDDRPFTYYLYGFIIGFVTLILIVFMIVALQMGGVILALLIGIPLIIASLYYRKEAWYMLGRITGINEFVEASKFLWWGGLTMIILVGFVLLLVAWIYQILGFVNMPRTLKKGRLSSALRSEPYQSW
- a CDS encoding DEAD/DEAH box helicase, which gives rise to MLFVIRPGRKKNELEAFFIENEPEKLSEMRNLKAERIFRLIMREGRLFKVLEGSNYRNPKEIEKLLRQARIVLVNADEWEDYFKKRLQNKRVEKAELCRLCLLEGRITVLTPGNRIKYRNEYICERCAEDELKRELRFRFNSIAMFEQAKKLLDRFRDLDKVLYAFDPRFDPTKHPEITKWDELKAKHVKVEKVKVDELPLPEKFKEVLAAEGVKELLPVQSLAVKNGLLEGENLLVVSATASGKTLIGELAGVPKAMEGKKLLFLVPLVALANQKYEDFKRRYSKLGLRVAIRVGMSRIKTRDELVVVDTGIDADIIVGTYEGIDYLLRTGRKIGNVGTIVIDEIHTLDDEERGPRLDGLIARLRRLYPKAQFIGLSATVGNPEELAKELGLKLVLYDERPVDLERHIIIARSESEKWRHIANLCRAEAMRKSRQGYKGQTIVFTFSRKRTHELSAYLTSKGLRAKPYHSGLPYKQRKLTEMEFLAQRLDVVVTTAALGAGVDFPASQVIFESLAMGNKWLTVREFHQMLGRAGRPLYHEKGKVYLIVEPGRKYSAQMEGTEEEIAFKLLTAPIEPVTVEWSDELEQDNVLAHSCVFNRLDVIEEVQERCLGANQSAEKVLEKLEEFELVSLKRSLVEVTPYGRAVSMSFLLPKEAEFIRRNLREKPARWIALKLHPFENLYLSGTLQRELEGAVRGRISANVFSPSFASILEELDKVIPELSPNAAERLFTIYQEFFMCGEEDCTEYAMERVGNLIIELRRSGKHPTQIAEHFRKVYGLIVYPGDVFTWLDGIVRKLEAVERIARVFRVRKAEEEARLLRREIEEGRSFDAQNQRREGVRSGAPSGPDPLLRDRDRGRRWPDTRSAAPPRRGRGV
- a CDS encoding 30S ribosomal protein S8e encodes the protein MAIWQGRSLKKPSGGRIVLARKKRKRELGREPANTRVAEEREKRKIIRTYGGNRKVRLVEALYANVFEGGKGKKVKILNVVENPANRQYARRNIITKGAIIETEIGKAVVTSRPGQDGVVNAVLLKEENA